TTACCAAAGCATGGAGAGAGAAAAAATGAGATGATACCCTTAACTCCTCAAGTTTGTGTAAAGGAATTAAATAATATATATGAAAAATTACAAAAAAATTGGGAAGAAATTTCTTTATTTGCTAATAGTTTAGGAGCATATTTTAGTCTTTTATCTTATAAAGATAAAAAAATAGAGAAAGCTTTCTTTTTATCTCCACTTGTGGATATGAGAGAACTTATTGAAAATATGATGAAAGCATTTGGAGTAACAGAGAAAAAGTTAAAAAAAGAGAGAGAAATAGCTATACCAATAGGAGAAACTCTGTCTTGGGATTATTATTTATATGTTAAGGAAAATCCAATAACAATATGGACTCCTTTTACACATATTTTATGTGGAGATAAAGATGAAATTTGTAATATAGAAACAACTAAAAAATTTTCAAAACAATTTAATTGTGAGTTAGAAATTTTAAAAGATTCAGAACACTATTTTTACAAAGAGGAACAATTAAAAAAATTAGCTGAAGACTTAGAAAAGTTTTTAGAAAATAAATTGGAGATAAGAGAGATAAAGAGAAGTGAATACCACTTATTAGATGATTTTTTATATGGAGCAATTTTTATTTCTGAAAATGAAATTACTCCACCAAGAGAGATTACTAAACTTCCAGAATTACAAATATATATTAAAGATTTTGGAAATAAGAAAGATGATATAGCTTTAGTTGCTGAAGTAAATAAAAGAGAGATTGTTGGAATGATTTGGACTAGAATAATGAATGATTATGGGCATATAGATGATGAAACTCCATCATTAGCAATATCAGTAACTAAAAAGTACCAAAATAAAGGAATAGGAATGGCTCTTTTAAAAGAGATGATAAAAATTATGAGAAAGAAAAATTATAAGAAAGTATCTTTATCAGTTCAAAAAGAGAATTATGCAGTAAAATTATATCAAAAAGTAGGGTTCAAAATTTATAAAGAAAGTGAAGAAGAGTTTATAATGTTGCTAGAATTATAATAGAAATTTATAAGTACTATTAAAATAAAGAGGTAAATTATGAAAAGACTAATAATGTTGATATTTTTTAGCTTAATAACTTATTCTTTTAGTTATCAGATAGAAGAAAATTTTACAGGACAGATAGTAAAAAAATATGAAAATGGACAAGTACAATCAATAGAAAATTTTAAAAATGGGAAATTAGATGGAGAGTTTAAAGAATTTTATAAAGATGGAACTCTAGCTCAAATAGGAAGTTTTAAGAATGGAGATT
Above is a window of Fusobacterium mortiferum ATCC 9817 DNA encoding:
- a CDS encoding GNAT family N-acetyltransferase — protein: MSLLKQDFFTINNIPVILWGEKSNKIIIAIHGMMSNKADIPIEILAKISIKYGYQVLSFDLPKHGERKNEMIPLTPQVCVKELNNIYEKLQKNWEEISLFANSLGAYFSLLSYKDKKIEKAFFLSPLVDMRELIENMMKAFGVTEKKLKKEREIAIPIGETLSWDYYLYVKENPITIWTPFTHILCGDKDEICNIETTKKFSKQFNCELEILKDSEHYFYKEEQLKKLAEDLEKFLENKLEIREIKRSEYHLLDDFLYGAIFISENEITPPREITKLPELQIYIKDFGNKKDDIALVAEVNKREIVGMIWTRIMNDYGHIDDETPSLAISVTKKYQNKGIGMALLKEMIKIMRKKNYKKVSLSVQKENYAVKLYQKVGFKIYKESEEEFIMLLEL